In Megalopta genalis isolate 19385.01 chromosome 7, iyMegGena1_principal, whole genome shotgun sequence, a single window of DNA contains:
- the cert gene encoding ceramide transfer protein isoform X2, which yields MKKVPTGLSFQSFRDSGFGCRGSISLYKANIKAHEFDECRFDVSVNDCLVWYLRANCPEEKQRWVDILKSYKSESGYGSENSLKRHGSAISLVSNTQSITSAGSFTKRGVRGLKEKLAELETFRDILVKQIDTLQKYFDNCAENAKNISTKENKVETMFDPAEQAVDFKGEAITFKATSEGVLATLQHCVELMVQREDAWRRRWEKEVEKKRKVQELYKVLKDQVGPQQTDSPRPRVLIHGGPDYEEGPHSALCDEEFYDAVETGLDKIDEENQLRDRLKQKSVSILTVPTMSAAKHRLWPEIEKKTMQQLHYARLGVGAGGWQLFAEDGDMRMYRREEEADGLVVDPLKACHVVKGVTGHEVCQIFFSPEYRTGWEATLEDMTVVENISKDTLVFLQTHKRIWPASQRDALFWSHMRRVSDDQDPDAHDLWIVCNHSTDHPDHPPNTGKCVRVYLTVCLVCQTFIDPPKDEEEIKRDNITCKITYCSVVNPGGWAPASVLRAVYKREYPKFLKRFTSFCIDQCKDKPIIF from the exons ATGAAGAAGGTTCCGACGGGGTTGTCGTTCCAGAGCTTCAGG GACAGTGGATTTGGATGTCGTGGTTCAATAAGTTTGTATAAAGCTAACATTAAG GCGCACGAATTCGATGAGTGTAGATTCGATGTGTCTGTGAATGATTGCCTGGTATGGTATTTAAGAGCAAACTGTCCAGAAGAAAAACAACGTTGGGTAGATATTCTGAAATCATATAAG TCAGAATCTGGTTATGGAAGCGAGAATAGTCTGAAACGTCATGGTAGTGCCATTTCGCTTGTGTCAAATACACAATCTATTACAAGCGCAGGTAGCTTTACTAAACGTGGTGTTAGAGgattaaaagaaaaattagCAGAACTTGAGACCTTTAGGGATATCTTGGTTAAGCAAATTGATACTCTGCAAAAATATTTTGATAATTGTGCAGAGAATGCTAAGAATATTTCCACGAAAG AAAATAAAGTTGAGACAATGTTTGATCCAGCTGAACAAGCAGTAGATTTTAAGGGAGAAGCAATAACATTCAAAGCAACTAGCGAGGGCGTGTTAGCAACATTGCAGCATTGTGTTGAGTTAATGGTACAACGAGAAGATGCATGGCGTCGTCGATGGGAAAAAGAAGTTGAGAAAAAACGAAAAGTGCAAGAACTTTACAAAGTGTTGAAAGATCAGGTTGGACCACAACAAACTGATTCACCGAGACCTAGAGTTCTTATCCATGGAGGTCCTGATTACGAG GAAGGTCCGCACAGTGCTCTCTGTGATGAAGAATTTTACGATGCAGTAGAAACTGGATTGGATAAAATCGACGAGGAAAATCAACTGAGAGACCGTTTGAAGCAAAAGTCAGTTTCAATTTTAACTGTTCCCACCATGTCAGCAGCCAAGCACAGGCTTTGGCCAGAG ATAGAGAAAAAAACGATGCAACAGTTGCATTATGCACGACTTGGTGTTGGAGCTGGTGGATGGCAATTGTTCGCTGAAGACGGCGACATGAGAATGTACAGACGCGAAGAAGAGGCTGATGGCTTAGTGGTAGATCCCTTGAAAGCATGCCATGTTGTAAAAGGAGTCACTGGCCACGAGGTTTGCCAGATATTCTTCAGTCCCGAGTATAGAACTGGATGGGAAGCAACCCTGGAAGACATGACTGTGGTCGAAAACATTTCCAAAGATACTTTAGTATTTCTTCAAACTCATAAACGAATTTGGCCGGCGAGTCAGAGAGACGCTCTATTCTGGTCGCACATGCGTCGTGTATCCGATGATCAAGATCCGGATGCACATGATTTATGGATAGTTTGTAACCATAGTACAGATCATCCTGACCATCCT CCAAACACGGGAAAATGTGTACGAGTTTATCTGACCGTGTGTCTTGTATGTCAAACCTTTATCGATCCACCGAAAGATGAagaagaaataaagagagataaCATTACGTGCAAAATAACATACTGTTCCGTTG TTAATCCTGGTGGATGGGCTCCAGCGTCTGTCTTACGTGCTGTTTATAAAAGGGAGTATCCAAAGTTCCTTAAACGTTTTACTAGTTTTTGTATTGATCAGTGTAAAGACAAACCGATTATATTTTAA
- the cert gene encoding ceramide transfer protein isoform X1, with amino-acid sequence MADETEIVRLANEDIECLEAEVDGDDVDEEGSDGVVVPELQGTLSKWTNYIHGWQTRFIVLKDGTLSYYKSEQDSGFGCRGSISLYKANIKAHEFDECRFDVSVNDCLVWYLRANCPEEKQRWVDILKSYKSESGYGSENSLKRHGSAISLVSNTQSITSAGSFTKRGVRGLKEKLAELETFRDILVKQIDTLQKYFDNCAENAKNISTKENKVETMFDPAEQAVDFKGEAITFKATSEGVLATLQHCVELMVQREDAWRRRWEKEVEKKRKVQELYKVLKDQVGPQQTDSPRPRVLIHGGPDYEEGPHSALCDEEFYDAVETGLDKIDEENQLRDRLKQKSVSILTVPTMSAAKHRLWPEIEKKTMQQLHYARLGVGAGGWQLFAEDGDMRMYRREEEADGLVVDPLKACHVVKGVTGHEVCQIFFSPEYRTGWEATLEDMTVVENISKDTLVFLQTHKRIWPASQRDALFWSHMRRVSDDQDPDAHDLWIVCNHSTDHPDHPPNTGKCVRVYLTVCLVCQTFIDPPKDEEEIKRDNITCKITYCSVVNPGGWAPASVLRAVYKREYPKFLKRFTSFCIDQCKDKPIIF; translated from the exons ATGGCCGATGAAACAGAAATCGTTCGTCTTGCCAACGAGGATATCGAGTGTCTGGAAGCTGAGGTAGACGGTGATGATGTAGATGAAGAAGGTTCCGACGGGGTTGTCGTTCCAGAGCTTCAGGGTACATTatccaaatggacaaattataTACATGGCTGGCAAACTAGATTTATTGTTCTCAAAGATGGTACTTTATCTTATTACAAATCTGAGCAGGACAGTGGATTTGGATGTCGTGGTTCAATAAGTTTGTATAAAGCTAACATTAAG GCGCACGAATTCGATGAGTGTAGATTCGATGTGTCTGTGAATGATTGCCTGGTATGGTATTTAAGAGCAAACTGTCCAGAAGAAAAACAACGTTGGGTAGATATTCTGAAATCATATAAG TCAGAATCTGGTTATGGAAGCGAGAATAGTCTGAAACGTCATGGTAGTGCCATTTCGCTTGTGTCAAATACACAATCTATTACAAGCGCAGGTAGCTTTACTAAACGTGGTGTTAGAGgattaaaagaaaaattagCAGAACTTGAGACCTTTAGGGATATCTTGGTTAAGCAAATTGATACTCTGCAAAAATATTTTGATAATTGTGCAGAGAATGCTAAGAATATTTCCACGAAAG AAAATAAAGTTGAGACAATGTTTGATCCAGCTGAACAAGCAGTAGATTTTAAGGGAGAAGCAATAACATTCAAAGCAACTAGCGAGGGCGTGTTAGCAACATTGCAGCATTGTGTTGAGTTAATGGTACAACGAGAAGATGCATGGCGTCGTCGATGGGAAAAAGAAGTTGAGAAAAAACGAAAAGTGCAAGAACTTTACAAAGTGTTGAAAGATCAGGTTGGACCACAACAAACTGATTCACCGAGACCTAGAGTTCTTATCCATGGAGGTCCTGATTACGAG GAAGGTCCGCACAGTGCTCTCTGTGATGAAGAATTTTACGATGCAGTAGAAACTGGATTGGATAAAATCGACGAGGAAAATCAACTGAGAGACCGTTTGAAGCAAAAGTCAGTTTCAATTTTAACTGTTCCCACCATGTCAGCAGCCAAGCACAGGCTTTGGCCAGAG ATAGAGAAAAAAACGATGCAACAGTTGCATTATGCACGACTTGGTGTTGGAGCTGGTGGATGGCAATTGTTCGCTGAAGACGGCGACATGAGAATGTACAGACGCGAAGAAGAGGCTGATGGCTTAGTGGTAGATCCCTTGAAAGCATGCCATGTTGTAAAAGGAGTCACTGGCCACGAGGTTTGCCAGATATTCTTCAGTCCCGAGTATAGAACTGGATGGGAAGCAACCCTGGAAGACATGACTGTGGTCGAAAACATTTCCAAAGATACTTTAGTATTTCTTCAAACTCATAAACGAATTTGGCCGGCGAGTCAGAGAGACGCTCTATTCTGGTCGCACATGCGTCGTGTATCCGATGATCAAGATCCGGATGCACATGATTTATGGATAGTTTGTAACCATAGTACAGATCATCCTGACCATCCT CCAAACACGGGAAAATGTGTACGAGTTTATCTGACCGTGTGTCTTGTATGTCAAACCTTTATCGATCCACCGAAAGATGAagaagaaataaagagagataaCATTACGTGCAAAATAACATACTGTTCCGTTG TTAATCCTGGTGGATGGGCTCCAGCGTCTGTCTTACGTGCTGTTTATAAAAGGGAGTATCCAAAGTTCCTTAAACGTTTTACTAGTTTTTGTATTGATCAGTGTAAAGACAAACCGATTATATTTTAA
- the mst gene encoding misato mitochondrial distribution and morphology regulator, whose translation MSREILTIQIGHYSNFVGTHFWNLQETNFSYDADRPSEINNDVLYREGENLQKQVTYTPRLLLVDLKGTLGYLKEEGTLYNAEQDEETKLLWDNDKVEVTKEEAAVKTSFVKSLDESARSSESTTVTIDNNVNTWVDYLLPRFHPRTVSTIKQYKHNCAEQPFDIYMYGKNLWHTEQFSEDFTEKIRTYVEECDHMQGFQVILDSVDSFGGLGASCIEHLRDEYGKSILAFPCIDSKKSEPSKFDLIKALNTALCWQHIGEFSSLYSPLCCSQTVWPRAGEPRAFNHLSYNSELNIHSSALLATALDVATIRYRRKEYPNVVLTDLCADLNKMGRKAAATSLTLPFPMAAKMDLIDVLDDLTGPLWTSLTPNCEIEMDKTMRSIALRGVPEERLKRPMAKAMKQMSKPAYRCSSVHEMMMLYLASTSHASATYLTTISSPLIVKDPYPRFFNNNITETGDIMGWPLGNDVKSVSVMAGLHSGSSLRTMYESLHSQVSRIRSIRQFHAFTDSGLEEDEFRECLNHLLDCKENYEDHYI comes from the exons ATGTCACGGGAAATATTAACTATACAAATTGGTCATTATTCCAATTTTGTTGGAACTCATTTTTGGAATTTACAG GAAACTAATTTTTCTTATGATGCTGACCGTCCATCTGAAATAAATAATGATGTTCTGTATAGAGAGGGGGAGAATTTACAG AAACAAGTGACTTATACTCCCAGGTTGTTACTCGTAGACTTAAAAGGAACATTAGGATATTTGAAAGAGGAAGGTACCTTGTATAATGCCGAACAGGATGaagaaacaaaattattatgGGATAATGATAAGGTTGAAGTCACTAAAGAAGAGGCTGCCGTTAAAACTTCATTCGTTAAAAGTCTAGATGAATCTGCAAGATCTTCAGAATCGACAACTGTTACCATAGACAACAATGTTAATACATGGGTAGATTATTTATTGCCAAGATTCCATCCTAGAACTGTGAGCACGATCAAACAGTATAAGCATAATTGTGCAGAGCAGCCATTTGATATTTATATGTATGGAAAAAATTTATGGCATACTGAACAATTCTCGGAAGATTTCACAGAAAAAATAAGAACATACGTAGAAGAGTGTGACCATATGCAAGGTTTTCAA GTTATTCTAGATTCTGTGGACAGCTTCGGTGGACTCGGAGCGTCGTGTATAGAACATTTACGAGATGAATACGGGAAGAGTATACTAGCGTTTCCATGTATTGACAGTAAAAAGTCCGAACCTTCAAAGTTTGATTTAATCAAGGCTCTGAACACCGCGCTGTGCTGGCAACATATTGGAGAATTTTCTTCGTTATACAGTCCACTTTGTTGTAGTCAAACTGTTTGGCCTCGCGCAGGAGAACCGCGAGCGTTCAATCATTTATCGTATAATTCAGAGCTGAATATTCATAGCAGCGCGCTACTAGCGACGGCATTGGATGTAGCGACTATAAGATACAGACGCAAAGAGTATCCAAACGTTGTACTGACAGACTTATGCGCGGATCTTAATAAGATGGGTCGTAAAGCAGCAGCGACAAGTCTGACCTTGCCATTCCCAATGGCAGCGAAAATGGATTTGATCGACGTGTTGGACGACTTGACGGGACCATTGTGGACAAGCCTGACACCGAATTGTGAAATAGAAATGGATAAAACTATGCGAAGTATCGCGTTACGTGGCGTTCCAGAAGAAAGATTGAAACGACCCATGGCGAAGGCGATGAAACAAATGTCGAAACCAGCCTATAGATGTTCTTCCGTGCACGAGATGATGATGCTGTATTTAGCTTCCACTTCGCACGCATCGGCCACTTATCTTACCACCATTTCTTCGCCACTGATTGTCAAAGATCCGTATCCAAGattctttaataataatattaccgaGACAGGCGATATTATGGGATGGCCGCTGGGAAATG ATGTTAAATCTGTTTCCGTTATGGCCGGCTTGCACAGTGGAAGTAGCCTTCGGACAATGTACGAATCCTTGCACAGTCAAGTGAGCAGGATAAGAAGTATAAGACAATTTCACGCGTTCACAGATTCTGGCCTAGAAGAAGATGAATTTCGAGAGTGCCTCAACCATCTGCTCGACTGTAAAGAAAATTACGAAGACCACTATATTTAA
- the LOC117221583 gene encoding calcium and integrin-binding family member 2 isoform X1, with translation MGNKVATFTEEQLEDYQDCTFFTRKEILRIFKRFREMGDSGTIPRTMTPQQASGLRIPLSCLTRIPELKENPFRQRISEVFTRRQSTGQSSTADTEGICFEEFLEMMSVFSEQAPRDLKVFYAFKIYDFDEDGVLGPNDLEHSCRQLVQNGLNGDEVATVCRKVLEESDIDGDGVLSYLEFEHVVTRASDFMATFHIRI, from the exons ATGGGAAACAAAGTGGCGACGTTTACGGAGGAACAGCTGGAGGATTATCAGGATTGCACCTTCTTTACGCGTAAAGAGATTTTGAG AATATTCAAACGATTTCGGGAGATGGGTGACTCGGGAACGATACCACGTACTATGACGCCTCAACAAGCATCGGGTCTTCGCATACCACTTTCATGTTTGACGCGTATACCGGAGCTGAAA GAAAATCCGTTCAGACAACGTATATCGGAGGTGTTCACGAGACGTCAGAGTACAGGACAGTCCTCAACCGCCGACACCGAAGGGATCTGTTTCGAGGAGTTTCTTGAGATGATGTCGGTTTTTTCGGAGCAGGCTCCGCGGGACTTGAAGGTCTTTTACGCCTTTAAGATTTACG ATTTCGACGAGGACGGTGTGTTGGGTCCCAACGACTTGGAACATTCCTGCCGGCAGTTGGTCCAAAATGGTCTGAACGGCGACGAGGTGGCCACAGTATGCCGGAAAGTTCTCGAGGAAAGCGACATCGACGGCGACGGTGTTCTGTCCTATCTAGAATTCGAGCATGTTGTCACAAGAGCTTCGGACTTCATGGCGACGTTTCACATAAGAATTTAA
- the LOC117221583 gene encoding calcium and integrin-binding family member 2 isoform X2 — MGNKVATFTEEQLEDYQDCTFFTRKEILRIFKRFREMGDSGTIPRTMTPQQASGLRIPLSCLTRIPELKENPFRQRISEVFTRRQSTGQSSTADTEGICFEEFLEMMSVFSEQAPRDLKVFYAFKIYGRDHRVNRITASRTIRERASESTSLRLQLFLLRNKNRLFRRWILDYDR; from the exons ATGGGAAACAAAGTGGCGACGTTTACGGAGGAACAGCTGGAGGATTATCAGGATTGCACCTTCTTTACGCGTAAAGAGATTTTGAG AATATTCAAACGATTTCGGGAGATGGGTGACTCGGGAACGATACCACGTACTATGACGCCTCAACAAGCATCGGGTCTTCGCATACCACTTTCATGTTTGACGCGTATACCGGAGCTGAAA GAAAATCCGTTCAGACAACGTATATCGGAGGTGTTCACGAGACGTCAGAGTACAGGACAGTCCTCAACCGCCGACACCGAAGGGATCTGTTTCGAGGAGTTTCTTGAGATGATGTCGGTTTTTTCGGAGCAGGCTCCGCGGGACTTGAAGGTCTTTTACGCCTTTAAGATTTACGGTAGGGACCATCGCGTGAACCGCATCACAGCCAGTCGAACGATTCGTGAGCGAGCTTCGGAATCGACTTCGTTGCGTCTACAGTTGTTCCTCCTACGGAATAAGAACCGACT ATTTAGACGATGGATTTTAGACTACGATCGTTGA